TGCCAAACGAGAATAGTCCATATGAGTCTAGTTGGTAAGGCTCCAAACGAGCATAAACGAGTCGATTTTTGGCCTTTGAACCGAGTCTTGATATAATTTTATTGAATTCAAAGTCGAGCCCGAGGTCGACGAGGTGACAATTTAAAactcgagctcaagctcgaaaaaaataaaaaaatattttattttttttaaaaataaataatataatattttttcttaataaataataaaatattaaagatatatatgtaattttactattaaaataaaaaataatatatatatttatacgggcttaatattttgaactcgattttgACTCGAgctagctcgagctcgagtcgagcttgactcgaacgGCTCGCAAGCGGCTCGGTTCGTTTGCAGTCCTAAGTTGGCTCCAGAGTCACTGCAAAAGTCTCTAATATAGGTagcaaataaatttatttaactGAATATATCTATACCCGTGCATAAATAGATCGATAtaggtatcttaaatttttgcataTAGATATAAATGGATTACCTAATTAACCCATCAaatccaattaacccatttaaaattgTCTTCCCTCAAGTCTCCTCTCTTCccctacccttttttttttttttttttttcaaattcttcattttgtcatgatgttaactacttttgtttttttattattattatttgttattttatcctatcattttattttctcttagtttgttaacttactcatttttcagcattaccactttatgacaagttttagcATCTTTTCCTaccttttcaaaatgaaattttaaatttacacacgAAAAAATtctaggggttcaaaattttgaattaactaTTATAGTatttagttcaaattttatattcttattgtttaattattaaataatatatataattttgcgAAATAGAGTatggatgaaaaaaaattggtaattaagtttattaagcattataagtaaatatttaaaactaattatGGAAGTttataaaaagttaaaataaatggtttataaatgggtaattgggttacccaattcattttttgacttatccATTTATACTCATCTAATTAAATGAATATAAATGGGTTGCCTCACTTATACTCATTATCTATTTTAACCAACCTAAACCCGCTCAAGTCATCCATTTTAACACCTTTAGTCTCTAGTTTACTCACTACTCGCACGACTTCGAAATTCGTGCGGAGCTAGAGCATCAACATTCAACACATGGTGGCATTTGGATCTCTGTCACAAGCTAATTAAAATAGAATGCAGATCTGGTCAGTGATAATCCTCATGAAATTATTCAGATGCGTGTGCTGCAAGACTGCCAGGTTGATGAAACTTCTGACCTCAAGCGACTGGCCCAGCCAAATTCTGTTTGCAAatattttatgatgatttacAAAATCTGCAATTGGAAATAGAACACACATGATCATACGTGTGTATACAACTACACAACCCAACAAGAAAGCGATCATGAAACACAAGCATACACATGGCATTATGAAATGTCAACACACAACCACAGTTCACTGTAACGACTTTTGTAACTCATGTAACTGAAAGCATGAATATCAGTGCGATAACATCTTGGAGCTCAGGGACTTGTTAAACCACGCCTTCACCCAACTGCCACTCCTCTTACGAGAAATCATCTCCGACCTTGCTTCTGTCATCTGTGGCCGCCTCTGCTTCTTGCAGAGGACAAAGTTCCTCACTCCCTGCAATCCTATTGACTCTGATAGGTTGAGAGCTGCAACAATTGGCACGTGCATTAGTCTGTCTTCGAAGGTTGAGGACTAAGTTCAGTGCCGATTTGCTAAAGCttgattaaaaatttttttttttttgaagatacTAGAAAGAGTTTGCCAAAATTTAGCAGTAATACAAATAAGGACCAAGGGccaaaacaagaatttgaacatAAAATCTTGAAAACTGGATTGACAAGATCCCTACCGTCCAATCCTGCGTTGGCTGGATAGAGAAAGAAACTGTTGACATCAGAACCAAGAACGGGAAGGCGCTCCTGGCGGGCATAAAGTTTTAGGGCTGCATCGATCACTCCTGAGACAGTGTCATTCTCGTTCACCACAAACCTTACGGGTCCAGCGCTACCAAGGACGTTTATTGTAATCAAGAACTTATTATTGCTATTATTCTTTCCATTCTTCTTCTCGTCATTCTTTTTCTTGGGCTTTGGCAGCAACATCTTGTCAGATATACTTTTCTTCAACACCCTGACATCCATAGGTTTGTGGTTTGTTTCACTCATAAAATCTGGAGATGGTTTGATCTGTCCCATTGGAAATGTGTAAAACCGTCTCGAATAAACGAACTCAAATATGTATCTATTGACCGACCGAGATAAATGAAAGAGGGTTGGATAAGAGCTTCAAGGATCAGGTCCTAGGCAACGATAATACCAGGCTTCTTTGCTGGACCGGAaggatggaaaaaaaaatgggaaaagaggagagaaaaagagaagagaacAGGAAGAGGAAGAGAGCCGCGCTTTGTGTGAATGCGCAGAACATGGGAGAGAGGAAAAGAGGGAGAGCATCAAAACTCTGAGTGTGGTTATGCAAAGCAGAGAACAGGGGAGCAAAAGATGATCAAGAGGAAAATTTACTCCTAagttttgagagagagagaaagggttTGTTCTTGTTATGGAGTTGATTCTTCTGCGGTGTTGGAGGGACTGTTAGACTGcagctatatatatattaccAGTAACTTTCACGTACAGGGGTGACCTTATGCAGTCGGCTTCATGGTTTGTAGCGTCCGGGGCAGTTCTTCATGTTGGTTGCATCAGCTAACCATAAACTCATTGGacgaaattaataataatattaataaaagtttttttttttttgggttctacCGATGTCACAGTTCACAAATCGAGTGTTCAAATCATCGCGTCAGCATGTGCAAGTTCCTGTTTGGTAAAAGTACAAGAAGCAAAAGTTGTTTGCCCTCTTGAAACTTTCCAATACATGCTTCTTCCAAAGCAAAGACTCCACAACTCAACCTTCCGCGATACTATTTGCAGTTTGCCTCGTGTAGAATTTCCTCAGCTAAAACGTAAGCAAACATGCTAATATTTTTGTTAGACCCGACTATAGCTCATAGGGAACCAACTGTTCTAGAGTAGTTGGTTACCGGATAgaattttaaaattctttttgaGTGTAGATCAAAATATTAAGGTCCTTAACctccattattattattcaagATTTACTAAAAATTTCACCGCCGATTGCAATGTCTACGCACCCATTTGATCCGGTGACAATTCGATCAAATatgtgaaagaaaaaaaaactatagcTCATAGTGGACGTTTCAAAATCTCTGGAATACATGTTAATAGAATACACCCAACCAAAGCGGCTGCCGGTATAGCTATTCACAATAACAATCGGGGGGAAAAAATGGCCTACAGCCAGTAGGGAATAACAGTCGAGAGAAAAGATTGCCTCAATAATGACCAGATGAAGTGGGTAAGAACATATGCTACTTCCCCAGAAATAGTTCACACAAATCAAAGGTTTACGTGCGCAGTATCTTCGGGGGTACATTGATAGAGAACAAAATCTTGAAATGTAAGCTAGGGAAGTTAATACTCACGAGTGTGCGTTTACAAACCACAGAATTCATCGaaccaaaaaaaagaatcaGATTCGGAGAATTTAATAATTGGTCACCCGGAGGACCTTTTCCCAACGTAAACGAGGAGTCGAATCGAAGTAACAGATGCTCCCTCTGTCGTAAACCAGTCCTTACTTGAGGTGAAACGTGCCGGGTGCAGGTGACAAGCTCCACTGACTTCGCAAGATGGaattacaaaaatttcaaaattcaatttttgtaaGAATTTATAATGTCTTGTTTGGACAGCAATTTTTATTTCCAATcatcttttttatctcacagaTATCAAATTCTTACAgtaattttctacaaaaaatccagaaaaaatgcaatccaatcAAGGaagttaacccaaaaaaaaaaaaaaagaaagggtttACCACAAGTAGAGGTGGCAATACGGATAAATGgttcataattggttttgacttaatggatggtggataaaatttatccaatccatttagatccatttaataaatggatttaaatggatggatctaaatggattaaataaaaaccaattatccatttataatccatttaaatattaTTTACTCATTGGAGCAATCAGTATCTCTGACTATGAAACGATATATACATACATGGTAAAACACAAAACAGCCTTGAGGGTGGGAAGGTTTGTGCCTTGGTTTGTATAATTATGGGAGGCTGCCCATTTTTCTGCTAGGCCCTCTCCTTCAAGCATTCGATCCACATCCGACATCTTAGCCCGGTGGGCGGGGAGGTATTGAGTGCAAAGTAGAGCAACTTGGAGCATCTCACCCACCTCAATCCGGTCACAGTTGATCCCCAATTCTCTATCCAccaaaacttcaattttatttggtttttaagtaaatggatatatatgatttttatggataatccatataaatccatttaatttaatggttttactttggtcaaccatttaaaaccaatactataaatgaataatccaaatccatttaattatggattatatggatggataaatggatttcaatccaaattgccacctctaacCACAAGCTTCCAAGGAATTCAAATGGAAGGAACCAGCGTATGAGCAAGCCCTCACACATACGCATCCAAATACTCCTTGGAGCTTGATGGGGCACCAGTTCGGAAGACAATGACAGTGAACTCTTGGCTTCACCAAAAGCGAACGTCAAACAGCCACTCAAATATACCCAAATGCGCCAATCAACCCTTGAATTCATGAGTTTAAAGGGTACATAATTAACTACTATATCTGTTCCACATATAATGGTTGTAGTCTTAATAAATACAAGAGCTGTAGGATCCACAGAATCAGCCGCTCCACCTTTTTCCAACGTCTTTACAAGATTATTAACGGGGCAGGAGATGATAAGGTGTTATTGACCGTGCAACTAACATTAATCAACTAGAATTCTATATTGCAAGATGTTCTTCCCCATGTAAAATTAGTTACTAGCTTGACAGCATCTTGAGTTGACCAACATAATTACACTTGTTTGTTTGGACGCCAAAGCCAAAAGCCTCCACCTCAAAAGTTTAGTTAGTTAACCAGGGGAGTTCAGTTAATCTGCCTAGAGCAGCTGAAAACATAGGGCAGGCATGGAGAAGCGAATAAAAATGCGAAGGCAAATACAGTAATCTCAGGCAGTCAAGGAAAGTGGGAATACAGGACTGGACGGTCATTGACCAGAATATTGATATGTATACTACAAATTAAAGAAATAGCGTCGTCTTTATTACTATTCCCAAGACAGGGAAATCACAGTTCTGAAAAACAACTTCAGAGTTATTTTTCTGAAATGGCCttcttcctatttttcttttgccgttgtTCCTTAGTTTGCTAGTATTATTATTCTTCTTTTCCTGAGCTAAGCCAAAAGGAAACATATGACACCAAGCAAATGGAGTCCAGAGGCATTTTGCATCCACAGTTTGGTGAAGCAAATAGAGAGTTAAGATTTCTAAGAAGATCATTTGATTACAATTTTCCAGGCAAAAGAGTTTCGTACTTAACACATCTAATACGCCCAAGTCGGCAAATTGAAGCTATTCCACGATTAACAAGTTGTTTTGCATCAACCCTTCACCAACAGTAGGGAATTCTGGCGACAAGTTCCATTCTCCATCAACCAAGAATTTAATTTCATACCTTCTTGATATAAGAGATGGATCAGAGGAGGACAACATGGATTAAGATCGAGAATGCAAGCAACATACGAGAGCATACCTTCCAGGTCTCAGCATCAATGTCGTGGAGAATTTCGTGTAAGAACCAGTGTACTCTGGTGATAGGTGCTCATCTTGACTCCATCCATCAAAGGAACCCATTACTTGTACACTCTGACACAAATGAAATGTTAGTGGGTCATTTGATCGTTACATTTTTAAGTAATATCAAATCAAAGCCAAGTGAGGCCTTATACCCGTGAGGAAAATTGTTCGATGACATTACTAAAATTCCCCCCCAAAACACTGGAAAAAGGTATTTACAATGGTGTATTAGAGTTCAAACCCATAAATTGATGATGCAGGAGTAGTTTAAATCAGCATGTCTAAAGTACCCTAAATGCAGATTCACGAAACTCGACTCAACTTGCAATTTTTGAGTTATTCAGAAAGTCGTAAATCTTCTTTCTCAAGCTAAACCTTAATTAAGGGCGCTTAGTATTGTAGGGCAAATGGATTGAGCGGCTTGTGAGCTACTTGAACTAAACTTGGCTCGATGTTTCTCAAGCTCAAACTCAAGTTTGAGCTCGATGATGCACTGGAGTCAAGCGCacacattattttatttttctcaaagGCTAGTCAAGACTTGGTGAGctttatatattatacatcCATATCATGCACATACATACATAGAATCCCCATGGTTGTAGATGTGTGTCTGTATCTGGATAACCACCCAATATTTCTGGCTCTGCTTTGGCTTTTTGGATGTTGAGGATTTTGAATTTGAAGTTTTTTAAGGTTTAGATTAAGGAATTGTGTTTTAGGTTGAGGTTTTAAGATTGTTCTTTCAGTTGGGAGTTGAGTTTGGGGGCTAGTTGTGCTTTCAGTAATTATCTCTTCTAATATTCTCAACAAAAGGCAGCACGTTTTCAATAATAGTATTCCTTTAAAGGAACTAACATAACCATTCCTCTTTCTCAATTTAGCGTACAGTTTTTCAATGCAATTTATCTACCGAGAAAAAATTGGAAGGGAAA
The genomic region above belongs to Coffea arabica cultivar ET-39 chromosome 7c, Coffea Arabica ET-39 HiFi, whole genome shotgun sequence and contains:
- the LOC113698490 gene encoding uncharacterized protein — its product is MGQIKPSPDFMSETNHKPMDVRVLKKSISDKMLLPKPKKKNDEKKNGKNNSNNKFLITINVLGSAGPVRFVVNENDTVSGVIDAALKLYARQERLPVLGSDVNSFFLYPANAGLDALNLSESIGLQGVRNFVLCKKQRRPQMTEARSEMISRKRSGSWVKAWFNKSLSSKMLSH